A single region of the Pseudomonas sp. VD-NE ins genome encodes:
- a CDS encoding homoserine O-acetyltransferase, which translates to MPTAFPPDSVGLVTPQTAHFSEPLALACGRSLAAYDLIYETYGTLNAQASNAVLICHALSGHHHAAGYHSVDDRKPGWWDSCIGPGKPIDTNKFFVVSLNNLGGCNGSTGPSSINPETGKPFGADFPVLTVEDWVHSQARLADLLGIGQWAAVIGGSLGGMQALQWTITYPDRVRHCLAIASAPKLSAQNIAFNEVARQAILTDPEFHGGSFQEAGVIPKRGLMLARMVGHITYLSDDSMGEKFGRGLKSEKLNYDFHSVEFQVESYLRYQGEEFSGRFDANTYLLMTKALDYFDPAANFDDNLAKTFENATAKFCVMSFTTDWRFSPARSRELVDALMAARKDVSYLEIDAPQGHDAFLIPIPRYLQAFGNYMNRITL; encoded by the coding sequence ATGCCAACTGCCTTTCCCCCCGATTCTGTTGGTCTGGTGACGCCGCAAACCGCGCACTTCAGCGAACCGCTGGCCCTGGCCTGTGGCCGTTCGCTGGCCGCCTATGACCTGATCTACGAAACCTACGGCACGCTGAACGCGCAGGCGAGCAACGCCGTACTGATTTGCCACGCCTTGTCCGGCCATCATCATGCTGCCGGTTATCACAGCGTCGACGACCGCAAACCCGGTTGGTGGGACAGCTGCATCGGCCCGGGCAAACCGATCGACACCAACAAATTCTTCGTGGTCAGCCTGAACAATCTCGGCGGCTGCAATGGCTCCACCGGCCCGAGCAGCATCAATCCGGAGACCGGCAAACCGTTCGGTGCCGACTTCCCGGTGCTCACCGTGGAAGACTGGGTACACAGCCAGGCGCGTCTCGCTGATCTGCTCGGCATCGGCCAGTGGGCGGCGGTGATCGGCGGCAGCCTGGGTGGCATGCAGGCACTGCAATGGACCATCACCTATCCGGATCGCGTGCGTCACTGCCTGGCGATCGCCTCGGCACCGAAGCTGTCGGCGCAGAACATCGCCTTCAACGAGGTGGCGCGTCAGGCGATTCTCACCGACCCGGAATTCCACGGCGGTTCGTTCCAGGAAGCCGGCGTGATTCCAAAGCGCGGGCTGATGCTGGCGCGGATGGTCGGGCACATCACCTACCTGTCCGACGATTCGATGGGCGAGAAATTCGGCCGTGGCCTGAAGAGCGAAAAGCTCAACTACGACTTCCACAGTGTCGAGTTCCAGGTCGAAAGCTACCTGCGTTATCAGGGCGAAGAGTTTTCCGGACGCTTCGACGCCAACACCTATCTGTTGATGACCAAGGCATTGGATTACTTCGATCCGGCGGCGAACTTCGACGATAACCTGGCGAAAACCTTTGAAAACGCCACGGCCAAGTTTTGCGTGATGTCGTTCACCACCGACTGGCGTTTCTCCCCGGCCCGTTCGCGGGAACTGGTGGATGCGCTGATGGCGGCGCGCAAAGACGTCAGCTATCTGGAAATCGACGCACCGCAGGGCCACGACGCCTTCCTGATTCCGATCCCGCGCTACTTGCAGGCGTTCGGCAATTACATGAACCGCATCACGCTGTGA
- a CDS encoding type IV pilus twitching motility protein PilT, translating into MDITELLAFSAKQGASDLHLSAGLPPMIRVDGDVRRINLPALDHKQVHELIYDIMNDTQRVDFEKHLETDFSFEVPGVARFRVNAFNQNRGAGAVFRTIPSKVLSMEDLAMGDVFRKITDAPRGLVLVTGPTGSGKSTTLAAMIDYLNAHRHHHILTIEDPIEFVHESRKCLINQREVHRDTRSFATALRSALREDPDVILVGEMRDLETIRLALTAAETGHLVFGTLHTTSAAKTIDRVVDVFPGDEKSMVRSMLSESLLAVVSQTLIKKIGGGRVAAHEIMLGTSAIRNLIREDKVAQMYSAIQTGGSLGMQTLDMCLKDLLTKGLISREHAREKARTPDNF; encoded by the coding sequence ATGGATATCACTGAACTGCTGGCCTTCAGCGCCAAACAGGGAGCTTCCGACCTGCACCTGTCGGCCGGTCTGCCGCCGATGATCCGTGTCGACGGCGATGTGCGGCGGATCAATCTGCCGGCGCTGGATCACAAGCAAGTGCACGAATTGATCTACGACATCATGAACGACACCCAGCGGGTCGACTTCGAGAAACATCTGGAAACCGACTTTTCCTTTGAAGTGCCGGGTGTCGCGCGGTTCCGGGTTAACGCCTTTAACCAGAACCGTGGCGCCGGCGCCGTATTCCGTACCATCCCGTCGAAAGTGCTGAGCATGGAAGACCTGGCCATGGGCGACGTCTTCCGCAAGATCACCGATGCCCCGCGCGGGTTGGTGTTGGTCACCGGGCCAACTGGTTCCGGCAAGTCGACCACGCTGGCGGCGATGATCGATTACCTCAACGCCCATCGCCATCACCACATCCTGACCATTGAAGATCCGATCGAATTTGTCCACGAATCGCGCAAATGCCTGATCAATCAGCGTGAAGTCCACCGTGATACCCGCAGTTTCGCCACTGCGTTGCGTTCAGCGTTGCGCGAAGACCCGGATGTGATTCTGGTTGGCGAGATGCGTGACCTGGAAACCATTCGCCTGGCGCTGACCGCTGCCGAGACCGGGCACTTGGTGTTCGGCACCTTGCACACCACGTCGGCGGCGAAAACCATCGACCGCGTGGTCGACGTGTTCCCCGGTGACGAGAAGTCGATGGTGCGTTCGATGCTGTCGGAGTCGTTGCTGGCGGTGGTCTCGCAGACGCTGATCAAGAAGATCGGCGGCGGGCGGGTGGCGGCGCACGAGATCATGCTGGGCACGTCGGCGATCCGTAACCTGATCCGTGAGGACAAGGTGGCGCAGATGTATTCGGCGATTCAGACCGGCGGGTCGTTGGGGATGCAGACACTGGACATGTGCCTGAAGGATCTGCTGACAAAGGGTTTGATCAGTCGCGAACATGCGCGGGAAAAGGCGCGCACGCCGGATAATTTCTGA
- the proC gene encoding pyrroline-5-carboxylate reductase translates to MSNTRIAFIGAGNMAASLIGGLRAKGLEAAQIRASDPGEETRAKVSAEHGIETFADNAMAIDGVDVIVLAVKPQAMKTVCETIRPSLKPNQLVVSIAAGITCASMTAWLGEQPIVRCMPNTPALLRQGVSGLYATSEVTAEQRQQAEELLSAVGIALWLNEEQQLDAVTAVSGSGPAYFFLLIEAMTAAGVKLGLPKDIAEQLTLQTALGAAHMAVSSDVDAAELRRRVTSPNGTTEAAIKSFQANGFEALVETALGAAAHRSAEMAEQLGK, encoded by the coding sequence ATGAGCAACACACGTATTGCGTTTATCGGTGCGGGCAACATGGCGGCCAGTCTGATTGGCGGCCTGCGCGCCAAGGGGCTGGAAGCGGCGCAGATCCGCGCCAGTGATCCGGGCGAAGAAACCCGCGCCAAGGTCAGCGCCGAACACGGCATCGAAACTTTCGCCGACAACGCCATGGCCATCGACGGCGTCGATGTGATCGTGCTGGCGGTCAAGCCGCAGGCCATGAAAACCGTGTGCGAGACGATTCGCCCGAGCCTGAAGCCGAATCAACTGGTGGTCTCCATTGCCGCCGGCATCACCTGCGCGAGCATGACCGCGTGGCTTGGCGAACAGCCGATCGTGCGCTGCATGCCAAACACCCCGGCGCTGCTGCGTCAGGGCGTCAGCGGCCTTTACGCGACCAGCGAAGTGACCGCCGAACAGCGTCAGCAAGCCGAAGAGCTGCTGTCCGCCGTCGGCATCGCCCTATGGCTGAACGAAGAACAGCAACTGGATGCCGTGACCGCTGTGTCCGGCTCCGGCCCGGCGTACTTCTTCCTGTTGATCGAAGCCATGACCGCCGCCGGCGTCAAACTCGGCCTGCCGAAAGACATCGCAGAACAACTGACCCTGCAGACCGCACTGGGCGCCGCGCACATGGCGGTTTCCAGCGACGTTGACGCCGCCGAACTGCGCCGCCGCGTGACCTCGCCAAACGGCACCACGGAAGCTGCAATCAAATCATTCCAGGCCAATGGCTTTGAAGCCCTGGTCGAAACCGCACTCGGCGCCGCCGCGCACCGCTCGGCCGAAATGGCCGAACAACTGGGCAAATAA
- a CDS encoding YggS family pyridoxal phosphate-dependent enzyme yields the protein MSTIADSILQVGSRIQAAAKAANRDENSVQLLAVSKTKPAQALREAYAAGLRDFGENYLQEALGKQLELADLPLIWHFIGPIQSNKTRAIAEHFDWVHSVDRLKIAQRLSEQRPAELPPLNICIQVNVSGEASKSGCTPDDLPALAAAISTLPRLKLRGLMAIPEPTDDRAEQDAAFAAVQKLQASLDLPLDTLSMGMSHDLESAIAQGATWVRIGTALFGARDYSQS from the coding sequence ATGTCCACGATAGCAGACAGCATCCTTCAGGTTGGTTCGCGCATCCAGGCAGCGGCCAAAGCTGCGAACCGCGACGAAAACAGCGTCCAGTTGCTCGCCGTGAGCAAGACCAAACCCGCCCAGGCGCTGCGCGAAGCGTATGCCGCCGGCCTGCGTGACTTTGGCGAGAACTACCTGCAGGAAGCCTTGGGCAAACAGCTCGAACTGGCTGACCTGCCCTTGATCTGGCACTTCATCGGCCCCATTCAATCGAACAAGACTCGCGCCATCGCCGAGCATTTCGACTGGGTGCATTCCGTGGATCGCCTGAAAATCGCTCAACGCTTGTCCGAACAGCGCCCGGCCGAGCTACCGCCGCTGAACATCTGCATTCAGGTCAACGTCAGCGGTGAGGCGAGTAAATCCGGCTGCACGCCTGACGATCTGCCGGCATTGGCCGCTGCGATCAGCACTTTGCCGCGTTTGAAACTGCGCGGCTTGATGGCAATTCCCGAGCCGACCGACGATCGCGCCGAGCAAGATGCGGCCTTCGCTGCCGTGCAGAAGCTGCAGGCGAGCCTCGATCTGCCGCTCGACACATTGTCCATGGGCATGAGCCACGACCTCGAGTCGGCCATCGCCCAAGGCGCCACTTGGGTGCGGATTGGTACCGCCCTGTTTGGTGCCAGAGATTATTCCCAGTCTTGA
- a CDS encoding DUF167 domain-containing protein, translating into MSWFRWDGDDLILECHLQPAARSDDFAGLHGDRLKIRLTAPPVEGKANAYLMGFLAKAFGVSKSQVSLLSGELNRQKRVRICSPKKLPDLPGLVGRLS; encoded by the coding sequence GTGAGCTGGTTTCGATGGGACGGTGACGACTTGATCCTCGAGTGTCACCTGCAACCAGCAGCCCGCAGCGATGACTTCGCCGGGCTGCACGGCGATCGTTTGAAGATTCGCCTGACCGCGCCGCCGGTCGAGGGCAAGGCCAATGCTTATCTGATGGGCTTTCTGGCCAAGGCGTTTGGGGTTTCCAAGAGCCAGGTCAGTTTGCTCAGTGGTGAGTTGAACCGGCAGAAGCGGGTGAGGATCTGCTCGCCGAAGAAGTTGCCGGATTTGCCTGGGTTGGTTGGGCGCTTGTCTTGA
- the rdgB gene encoding RdgB/HAM1 family non-canonical purine NTP pyrophosphatase — MMNIKQLVLASHNAGKLKELQAMLGESVQLRSIGEWSKVEPEETGLSFVENAILKARNAARISGLPALADDSGLAVDFLGGAPGIYSARYADGKGDAANNAKLLDALKDVPQAERGAQFVCVLALVRHADDPLPILCEGLWHGRILTAASGEHGFGYDPLFWVPERDVSSAELSPADKNQISHRARAMDLLRQRLGLK, encoded by the coding sequence ATGATGAACATCAAGCAGCTCGTACTGGCCAGCCATAACGCCGGCAAACTCAAAGAACTCCAGGCCATGCTCGGCGAATCGGTGCAACTGCGTTCGATTGGCGAGTGGAGCAAGGTCGAGCCGGAAGAAACCGGCCTGTCGTTCGTCGAGAACGCGATCCTCAAGGCGCGCAATGCCGCACGGATTTCCGGGCTGCCGGCGCTGGCCGACGATTCCGGTCTGGCGGTGGATTTCCTTGGCGGTGCGCCGGGCATCTATTCGGCGCGTTATGCCGACGGCAAGGGCGATGCGGCGAACAACGCCAAACTGCTCGACGCCCTGAAAGATGTGCCGCAAGCCGAGCGCGGTGCGCAGTTCGTTTGCGTATTGGCGCTGGTGCGTCACGCTGACGATCCGTTGCCGATCCTCTGCGAAGGCTTGTGGCATGGGCGTATCCTCACCGCTGCCAGTGGCGAGCACGGTTTCGGTTATGACCCGCTGTTCTGGGTGCCGGAGCGTGACGTCTCCAGCGCCGAGTTGAGCCCGGCGGACAAGAACCAGATCAGCCACCGCGCCCGTGCAATGGATCTGCTGCGCCAGCGTCTGGGCTTGAA
- the metW gene encoding methionine biosynthesis protein MetW: MRADLEIIQEWIPAGSRVLDLGCGDGELLTWLRDNKNVTGYGLENDAENIAECVAKGINVIEQDLDKGLGNFASNSFDIVVMTQALQAVHYPDKILDEMLRVGRQCIITFPNFGHWRCRWYLASKGRMPVSEFLPYTWYNTPNIHFCTFEDFEELCRERDAKVIDRLAVDQQHRHGWASKLWPNLLGEIGIYRVSSPQLADHKVAV; the protein is encoded by the coding sequence ATGAGAGCTGATCTGGAAATCATCCAGGAATGGATCCCCGCCGGCAGCCGCGTCCTCGACCTCGGTTGCGGTGACGGCGAATTGCTGACCTGGCTGCGCGACAACAAGAACGTCACCGGTTATGGCCTGGAAAACGACGCCGAGAACATCGCCGAGTGCGTGGCCAAGGGCATCAACGTCATCGAGCAGGACCTGGACAAAGGGCTGGGCAACTTCGCCAGCAACAGTTTCGACATCGTCGTCATGACCCAGGCCCTGCAAGCCGTGCACTACCCGGACAAGATCCTCGACGAAATGCTTCGCGTCGGCCGTCAGTGCATCATCACCTTCCCGAATTTCGGTCACTGGCGCTGCCGCTGGTACCTGGCGAGCAAGGGCCGCATGCCGGTCTCCGAGTTTCTGCCGTACACCTGGTACAACACGCCGAACATTCACTTCTGCACCTTCGAAGACTTTGAAGAACTTTGCCGCGAACGTGATGCAAAGGTCATTGATCGGCTTGCCGTGGATCAACAGCACCGTCACGGGTGGGCCAGTAAGCTATGGCCTAATCTGTTAGGTGAGATCGGTATCTACCGCGTCAGCAGCCCGCAGCTTGCAGACCACAAAGTCGCGGTCTGA
- a CDS encoding YggT family protein: protein MIGLNTAAVYVLQTLGSLYLLIVLLRFVLQLVRANFYNPLCQFVVKATQPLLKPLRRIIPSMFGLDMSSLVLAILVQLALMALTLLLTYGTTGNPLQLFIWSLIGVTALFLKIFFFALIISVILSWVAPGSHNPGAELVNQICEPALAPFRRFLPNLGGLDLSPIFAFLALKLIDMLVINNLAAMTMMPEILRLLM from the coding sequence ATGATTGGATTGAACACCGCAGCGGTTTACGTGCTGCAAACCCTCGGCAGCCTGTACCTGCTGATCGTGCTGCTGCGCTTCGTACTGCAACTGGTAAGGGCGAACTTCTACAACCCGCTGTGCCAGTTCGTGGTCAAGGCTACACAGCCGCTGCTCAAGCCACTGCGCCGGATCATCCCGAGCATGTTTGGTCTGGACATGTCGTCGCTGGTGCTGGCGATTCTGGTGCAACTGGCGCTGATGGCGCTGACCCTGCTGCTGACTTACGGCACCACCGGCAACCCGCTGCAACTGTTTATCTGGTCGCTGATCGGCGTGACCGCGCTGTTCCTGAAGATCTTCTTCTTTGCCCTGATCATCAGCGTGATTCTGTCGTGGGTTGCGCCGGGCAGCCACAATCCGGGGGCTGAACTGGTCAACCAGATCTGCGAGCCGGCGCTGGCACCGTTCCGCCGCTTTCTGCCGAATCTCGGCGGCCTGGACCTGTCGCCGATCTTCGCCTTCCTCGCGCTGAAACTGATCGACATGCTGGTGATCAACAATCTGGCGGCAATGACGATGATGCCGGAAATCCTCCGTCTGCTGATGTGA
- a CDS encoding DUF4426 domain-containing protein: MGRLALLLLTACLSASALAADVIKGERQETFGDVTVHYNTFNSTYLQPDIAKAAELIRSKNQGVINVSVIKDGKPLIASVTGTVKDLTSQSVPLNFRQITEQGAIYYIAQYPVEQQETRTFEIKVQNGDKVNTINFNQELFPGE; encoded by the coding sequence ATGGGTCGTTTAGCGTTGTTGTTATTGACTGCCTGCCTGAGCGCCAGCGCTCTGGCGGCCGACGTCATCAAGGGTGAGCGTCAGGAAACCTTTGGCGACGTGACGGTGCACTACAACACTTTCAACTCGACGTACCTGCAACCGGACATCGCCAAGGCTGCCGAGCTGATCCGCAGCAAGAATCAGGGCGTGATCAATGTTTCGGTGATCAAGGACGGCAAACCGTTGATCGCCAGCGTCACCGGCACGGTCAAAGACCTGACCAGCCAGAGCGTGCCGCTGAATTTCCGCCAGATCACCGAACAGGGTGCGATTTACTACATCGCCCAGTACCCGGTGGAACAGCAGGAAACCCGCACCTTTGAAATCAAGGTGCAGAACGGCGACAAGGTCAACACCATCAATTTCAACCAAGAACTCTTTCCCGGCGAATGA